The Flammeovirga pectinis genomic interval TACTTTTCCACTTCCAAGATCAATCAATGTTGGTCCTTCAAAACCAAACAAGTGAGAGTTCATGTAATTTAAATCATCTGGTCCGTTTGCAATATCTTTTGGCGTCTCATCTGCTGGGTCTGTTACCCCTGGTTCTCCTTCTTTCTTTTTAATTTGAATATCATCTACAAACAAGTATCCTTCGCCAGTAGCATTAAGATCTGCTTCTCTAATACGAACTGTAACTTGTCCGTTTGTTGGGTCACTATCTTTTCCAAAACTGATAGTTTTTGTTAATGTTACCCATCCGTCAGCTTCTGTAATTGATGAAATATCGAATGAATTAATGATATATAAGCTTTGAGGTTTATTATCCTTTAGCATGATATCAAAATTCTTGATTCTATTCTCCTCTTTTGCTTTTACACGCACAGAAAGTTCATACTCCCCTTCGGGCATATAAAGTGATTTAATTGGAGAATGTGCCGCTAAAGAAACATTACTCGCTATGTTAGAAACATTCGAAAGATCTAAACTTCTTTGCCCAGAATTAAATTCATCTCTGCTATATGCAGCGCCACTTGTACCAAGGAACCAATTTTTCTCTTCACCATCTAAATATTGGCTTCCTTCAAAACCAAATAATACAGCATCTAAACCTGTAAATGGTAAAGGAATATTTTCTACAATTTCTATATCATCAAAATATACAGTAGACGTTGTGCCATCATTTGCAGCGGCATCTCCTGGTTGAATAACGATAGAAAAAGTCCCTTCTGGAGAAGTACCCGGATCCATAGTAAAATCATAACTAACATCTACCCATTCGCCCGTTGTTGCAGGTAAATTAAAAGGATCTAAATTAGAACTTGGATTCTTAACAAATAACCTAAAACGACTTGCTGCACTTCCTGCTTCTACAAAAACTTTTGCTTTAAAGGTAAATTTACCTGTTGCCAATTGTACCATACCTGCTGGAGCGTGTGCAGCACCACCGTTTCCTGTTAATGGAGCCGTATGATGAAACTTTAAACTTTTTGTTCCAGTTGCTGCTTTTTCATCTGTAATCGTAAAATCCCCGCTAGCACCCATAGACCATTTTTTTGCAGTACCATCTACAACGGCATTTCCTTCAAAGCCAAATAACGTAGCATTTAATGGCAATACCGATTCGGCTACTGCTGGAGGAGCTGGAATTTCAGGTCCAGAAGTCATCCAAATAATAAATTTTGTTCCTGCACCATACAATTCATTTTTAGCAATCATTTCTCTTTTCAAGAAATCTTCTAGCTTTAATGCTTTTGCATAATAATCTGCATAGTTTGGAGCATTTACATCTTCCAATTGGTTTTTTAGTTCCAATGGGTCTTCTTCTAAATCAAATAAATATGGTTGATCTTTGTTGGCTAAAACCAATTTGTAACGTGATGTAGCGGCAGAAGCCCACCATCCTGCATCTTCAGTAATGTAAACTGTATCTGCAACATCAACTAATAAATCTTCATTTGTATATAAATCAGAAATATCTTGTCCATGTATACCTTCCATTGCTGGTAAACCTGCTAAACTTAAAATTGTAGGAGCAACATCTACGTTCATATTTGGCGTAGTAACAATTTTTCCTTCCTTAATTTTTTCAGGGTAACGAATTATAAATGGAATTTTAGCTGAATTCTCAAAAGGCACACCTTTATTAATACGGCTATGTTCGAATGTCATATCACCATGGTCTACAGTATAGATTACAATAGTGTTATCTGCAATACCTTGATCATCTAAGAAATCTAACATTCTACCTACATTCTCATCTACAGAGCGTAACATACCCCAGTATTCTTGCATGTAAAATTCATCAAATTCAGCATATCGAGTAGAACCATACCATACATCGTTGTTATTTCTTTTGTCTGCCCATGTCGGACGTTTTACAACACCGTCTGCTTCTTCAGCTTCTGTTCTGTACGTTTCTACATATGTTTTTGGAGCACCGAATGAAATACTTCTAGCCCAATCTGCATATTTAGGTGACGAATGGTTAGGTGTATGCGGATCTGGAATAGAAACTACCATACAAAATGGCTTATCCTCCTTTATATCAGCTTCCATAATTTCTAACGCCTTATTGGTATAGAAATCTGTTGCAAAAATCCATGGTTTGCCATCTACTGGGTCTGGTTCACCTTCTTCACCCCAGTTGTATGGAGGCTCTCCATCTTCGTTATACCATGTCCAGTGTTCTTTTTCAATTCTCCAATCAATATTATCGAAACCAAAATGACGACCAGCTCCCCATACTTTTTCGCCTGGGTTATCGTAACCTTCTAAGTGCCATTTACCAATGTAAGAAGTACTGTATCCGTTCTCCTTAAATACATTTGCAAAGGTAGGTAAGTCATCTGTCATTGGTCGGTCATTTCTTGCTGCACCTGTAGAACCAGGATACAAAGAAGTCATTAACGACGCTCTAGATGGCGTACATGTTGGCGAAGTAGCATAATGCTTTGTACTTATTGCTCCTTCTGTAGCTATCCTATCAATGTTCGGTGTTTCCATATGTTCCGAAGCATTCCACGGGTTGTAGTATTCTTCGGCAGAAACGTTACCACTACTCATATCTAAGTTGCGGTACTTACTAATAGTTTTAAAGTTATGTTCATCCGTATGGATTATTAAAACGTTGGGCTTGGTTTGTGCATACGCTCCCATAGAAAGAAGTAATGCAATAAAGCCGAGAAAAAGTTTAATTCTTTTCATACTAATTAATGTTTGTTGTTTCCTCTTTTTGTAGAAAGAGTACAATTCATTTTTTGCTTTAATTTGTTATTTGTATATCAAAAAGTTAGTGCGATAGTGTATTCTTAATTACTATATTCTTATCTCAGTTCAGAAGAGACCTTTTCAATATTAAAAAAAGAATCAGTAGCTAATTTGTAGTTCTCCAGTAGGTGTCGATCTACTTGTCTCTTTAAAAAAGTGGTTGGAGAAACTCCATATTATCTACTGACTACAGCTTATTTTTAGTTAGCCGCATTTAATATATATCTATACCATTGGCAATAAATTTTAAATTGACATTCTGATGTTTTATTGAATGTTTAATTAACACTTAACATCTCCAAATGTATTGCTGTAGTCTAATTATAGGGTGATTATGAGTGAATAAGATGTTTCTAAATGTAAATTGATTTCCATACCTCTCTTAAATATTTCTATTGATGAATTAGAATTTTATGTGGGAAATAAGGACTATTTGCTTTCCTCTCTACTAAGGCAACATAAATGTATTTCTAAGTCCAATGTACAACGTAGTTTTATACTTAATAATTGATGTTTACAGGTATTAAATCTCAATAAATAAATACACCCGACAAAAAGAAATACTTTACTTTACGAACAGTTTTATTTACGCAAAAAAACATCATACTAAATAGAAAAACGGTTATTGCATTTACAATTTCACACAAGATCTACCCTATTTTTTTAGATCACTTTTTTATTTTAATTGAGAGACGGAAATGAAAAGAATTACAAACATAATATCAGCAAGCGCACTATCTATATTATCACTTTTAACTATTGACACTAAGGCACAAACACCTTTTTCTGACCCTGCCAATAAACAAGGTTGGGTATTGAATAATGCTGTAAGTGATGAGTTTCAAGGTACTTCTATAGACAAAGACAAATGGATTGTACAAGGTGAAAATGATAATTACGAAAACAACTTTAAAGGGCGTGCTCCTTCGCAATTTGTTCCTCATGCGGTAAGTGTTGCCAACGGAAAATTGGTTATTACTACTCGTTGGGAGCCTAGTTATGATTTTATAAAAGGAAAACACAAAGGTTTATACTTTGAAAACATTACTACAGGTGCTGTAATTACAAAAAAGAAGTTTAAAAATGGCTACATGGAAATAAAATGTAAGCCAGCAGATGGACCACTTTCTAGTGCTTTTTGGTTTACAGGAAAAGGAGGTGAATTAGACCTTTTTGAAATATTTGGTAAATACCCAAAAGATAAAAAGGTAGAACAACTTTACCATACTTCTTTCCATAATTGGGGCTTAGATACTAAAGATCCTTTGTATGGAAAAACGAGTTGGGAAAACAAAGTTCAACTTCCAAAACGTCTTGCAGAAGACTACCATGTTTATGGGTGTGAATGGGGAGAAGATTTTCTTAAAATATACGTTGATGGTCAACTTGTACGCTGCATTACTAAAGATGAAATGGGCGAAGAAAATTGGGTAATGAATAACGAACAAAAGGTATGGGTAGATAATGAGGTTTTCCCTTGGAAAGCTACACCTAAGAAAGAAGACTTTCCTAAAG includes:
- a CDS encoding family 16 glycosylhydrolase, which translates into the protein MKRITNIISASALSILSLLTIDTKAQTPFSDPANKQGWVLNNAVSDEFQGTSIDKDKWIVQGENDNYENNFKGRAPSQFVPHAVSVANGKLVITTRWEPSYDFIKGKHKGLYFENITTGAVITKKKFKNGYMEIKCKPADGPLSSAFWFTGKGGELDLFEIFGKYPKDKKVEQLYHTSFHNWGLDTKDPLYGKTSWENKVQLPKRLAEDYHVYGCEWGEDFLKIYVDGQLVRCITKDEMGEENWVMNNEQKVWVDNEVFPWKATPKKEDFPKEGLKFEIDYVRVWQKEGTTDIGCQATENIIPNGSFENGLDDWNVLGKVKVVQAKKDIIDGKKYVKLSAGKEATVSKVIALKPHTTYILSAYARSPFTNMKDVWQNGWLGVKAFGTGQQPIIKYFSNEWNRQSILFTTGANANKTYIYFTNKWQKKEVHVDHFELIETINENKTVDGK